DNA sequence from the Xyrauchen texanus isolate HMW12.3.18 chromosome 32, RBS_HiC_50CHRs, whole genome shotgun sequence genome:
tttatttttattattagagcctcagacacatacaaaccacactctgaaatccataccaacacactcacacaattatatattcataatgtatctaattggctctataatatgcataagccaaaaacagcagaaaacaacaacaaaagcgatgatatgccaaacctgaaaaaatggcacgatctgataaaaaatatttaaaatgtaaattttgaagccttgccaacataatgaaagcatgttaaacaagattgcataattttatagttaaatggcactgggattaaaaatcgcagttttaatgggtttcaatgtgccatttttgtccaaaacgacgctaagagggagtattttgtgtaactagtgcaaaaaatattttttaaagaaaatagggtgaaatattaaaattcaaataaaaattcacacctgtggaaaattttatgcagttagcattaacacagacaaagttatcaaaaaaaaaactgaaaaagccaaaaatgtccacaaggatgcacaagggttaacatATTTTTCTTGACTCATTGTTTGATcagaatgccaaaaaaaaaaaaaaaaaaaacaccacactACAAATACAAAATTACCGGCTGAAATATAATCACTCACGCAATGAAATCACGTGACGACAATGTAGCATACTGTCATTTGCGCACTGTTTTACATACTATTTTTTCCAAACCAATAGGCAGTATGCAGTACAAACTGTGCAGTAAGCAGTATGGAAGTATTCAAGTCCAAACACATCCCAtgtcaaattagcaatttaaaatCTTTTGACCACAATGCAGTTTTTGACAATGGATAGCAGCCATAAACATTAAACCTTGATCTGTTGCTGTAGCCAGTAATTACAAATTCAAATCTTCTACTTACATTTCCCAGTTTGATCTGTTTGAGCACAGTAAGGAGCCCCTGTTTGATTTGAGGCCACAGTGAATCTGGTACATACATCCTGGAACAGGCCGAACATTTCTGTCCTCCGTACTCAAACGCAGAGCGGATGGTGCCGGTCACCACGCTATGAACATCTGCCGACTTGTGCACAAAGTGGAAGTTCTTGCCACCACATTCTAAAACATACATATCAAATACAATTAAGTGAAGCGTACATTTAAGTAACCATTCAatggttaaagctgaagtatcaAATTTTTTCGgagttaaaatacattcttctatcccagcttaatatacagagacaactataaggaaGCCATTCATAAgttaattttctcaaactgtAAAAATCATGTCTTTGTGGTGGATAAAacggtgtgtgtatgttttgaatGACCCGCTTAGATCTGCCGCAACAAGGGgtactgggtagctcagcaattattgacgctgactaccacccctggagtcacaagttcaaatccagggtgtgccgagtctcctcctccagccaggtctcctgagcaaccaaattggcccggttgctaggaagggtagagccacatggggtaacctcctcgtggtcgcgattagtggttctcactttcaatggggcatgtggtgagttgtgggtggaccgtggagtgtagcatgagcctccacgtgctgggagtctccgcggtgtcatgcacaatgagtcacgtgataagatgcgcagattgacgatctcagaagtggaggcaactgagacttgtccttcaccacccggattgaggcgagtaaccgcaacAGCGCGAGGACCTactaattgggcattccaaattgggagaaaaaaaaataaaaaaagatctgCCCCAACAAAGTTTGTTGGGGGTGAGACTATCTGGCTGTTAGAACAACGGAAGGtgaggggcatattcagaaatctgttttgaaaagattgtttatttttgcaaattaGTTTGGTGGCACAATGTCGCAGATACTTTAAAGTAACTACATCTTTATATTTTCGTAGGAAACACCCCTAATaagaatttaaatattaaagaaaatgttcTGATGCAAAAGGACAACAAACCTCCAGCAACACGAGGGAAGTTACGATAGATGTCCAGATTCTGGGCCACCTGCTTCCACAATCGCTTAAAAGTTCTGGggataaaacagaaaaaaatgcaacttatAAAACTGGACAAATCTTTAATACGTAGatacaaaaatatctaaatattacaAGGCTAGTGCCTAGATAGACTACTGTATATAAAACACTTCAggtaaaatatcaaactaaggtTATAAATGTCTGTAAACATttgtgtagatttggcttgaactttgAGGGGGTTGCAGCATTTCACATTGACAACAAATAGAAACAGCATGCTTTAAGTCATTAAGTTATCATTGTCATCATTTATTAAGATATTCAAGTtcaaaattgtaaacattttaggTTAGAAACACATAAAACATCCAAAGGATTTAAACATTGACTTGGCACTGCAAGGTCTGACATAGTTGTTAACCCAGACAGAAGGTTACAATCATATGGGTGTTCGTGAACTTTGGGcaaggggttgatttttattgaaGCACACTGATTTAAAAAACGTTTTCTCATTAAAACGGACTTACCAGTCCTCCATCAATTATTGTGGAATTTTtttaatgccttttatgtatagattttacaATTTTAGCCTTGTAcaagacccagactttcaatattaaactataaaaatccattataaaaattaaaaaaagagagtgtaataaacaaaccatttcaccgtttactgtgtgaaaattattttgatcAATTTTTTCAAATACTACAGTCGcacagttgtggcatcatttccaccacatactatttttgttttttacaacagACTACAGATTGGCTCCATTGACTTACCACGATCTCGTTGTGTCTAATTTTCTTGTCTTGTCATATTATCTGAGCAAATTTTTGGGTAAGTTACtccaaaaaaagtaattaattacaaatgACATCTacattgtaattaaattactgtacttattactctgtctgaaatgtaattaaattacttattacttttcTAAAACCCATATTATCTTTGACCAGATGGACAATAAAAGCTTTTCTGGTCCAGGTACACATTATGAGTCAGGTCACTAGCCGCTAAAACATTTTGGCAAAACTGGCCCAGGCACACAGAGACATTTGTGTAATtttcaccacaccaaacaattttgcccctaataatgGTTTAAAAGTTAATGCACTTGTTAATTATTTCAATAAAAGtttcagtgaagagcatgcttgaaatATGTTATATCAAGTAATGTTTGaagaaaatttaaattaaaaagataaatattaattgtaagcaaaatatttttattggataGTTTCCAATCAAGCTAAAATGTTGCCAAATTACATAAAAAgagtgaaaaatattatttaattgtctgtatttagaatatttatttatttttacataaaaattgtaatttcagtcagtgtcatttccaccacagaattctaatgacactgtggtggaaatttgtatgactttcagaCAAAATTCCAAACatacattgttagtagacaaaatTAGAAAATGAGTGAGTATAAAAATTGTTTTAACAAGACTTCCATGGTgataaaagtgcccaaagttgaacaAACACCCATATATGACAGTGACTGAGTCAATAAGCACAGAATGAGACTTACGGGACACTGCCGGTAAAGTTAATACCAGCCAGATGTTTAGAGGATGTGATGGTGTCCCCAAACACTGGCCCATCAGCTGGCACAAACTGGATGATGTTGGGTGGCAGTCCAGACTCCCGCAGGATCTTATAGATGGTGTAGCTGGCGGACATAGCAGTGTCACTGGGTTTCCACAACACCACGTTACCCTGGATGTACATATTTGATGTTGTCAAATTTAGGACTTGTGAAGCAGAGCTCACTGATTTGGTACAGAAGACTAACCATTAGAGCGGGGGTGCCCGCCAGATTTCCACCAATGGCTGTGAAGTTGAAGGGGGCGACAGCAACTACAAATCCCTACAGCAAAGATATACATGGAGTTACACCAAGAAATGTGCcattcaatagctttgtgtgagcaacAGATGGAAATTTAGCACATTCATGAGAGAAATAGTTATGCCTGATTCATAAATGGTCTGAATGGTTTGTTTATGAATCAGACCGATTCGTTCAGCAAGTCTGCAGGAGAAGCAACCCACCTCCAGTCCACGGTACAGCATGGTGTTGGTACTTCCATCACTGTTTAATGGCTGCTGATGTTCTAGTTCAATCGCATGTTTGGCGTTGAATCTGAAGAAGTCAATGAGTTCTGCAGCAGCATCTATTTCTGCCTGGACAACCGTCTTACCCTGAAACACACGCATCAAAAATCATCATGACTAATGTATGCAGGAATAGATCCTCAGACATACATTAATCTTGAGTCCAAAAGATAATTGTACTGGTTAATATCAAGCGACATCAGCCTTCAAATGGAAAGAGGTCTCCGTTTGAGGCATTTCTAAATGTTTGTGAATATGTACCTGTCCGATCATAGTCTTGGCCAGAACTTCTGCCCTCTTGGGACCACTGATGATGTCAGCAGCTTTGAAGAAGATCTGAGCTCGATCTGTAACTGGTTTGAGGTCCCACTCTTTACGTGCAGCCACAGAAGCCTCAATGGCTTTATTTATCAACTCCTAAAGacacccaaaaaaattaaaccCCTTTCAATGAAACTCTATAAAAATCAATGCATTTAATCCTACAGTAaaaacactgcctggccaaattgattggatcattattgcatcCAATTGCATTGATTGGAacatgattggatcattattgtagCGAATAATATTTCAGCTGACAACAATTCTTTAAACCTaaactgatgcagtgtgcagcttctcatttcttaaacaaccatgtcggaagatgtatcccgtggtcgtggaaaagatgttaataGTGAAAAtagtttaatagtgaaagtaggAGCATTTCCATGTGCACAATGAGACGAGGACTAAACTAAGTGGTTACtgaaaaacaacttcaatttgctagagagcataaagattggactgtggagcaatggataaaggtcatgtggtctgatgagtccagatttaccctattccaaagcgatgggtgcGTCAgtgtaagaagggaagtgcatgaatCGATGCGcctgtcatgcatagtgcccactgtacaagcctctggaggcagtgttatgatcggaGGTTGCTTTAATTGGTCAGGTtgaggctcagcaacattatgcagcaataaaatgaagtcagctgactaactgaatgtactgaatgaccagattatcccatcaatggattgttttcttccctgacggcacggaCACATTCCAGGACGAGAGTGATGAGATTCATCAGGCTcagattgtgaaagagtggttcagggaaaatgaggaatcattttcacacatgaattggccaccacagagtcctgaccttaactccATTGTAAGTCTTTATGGAGTGGTTCGATTCTctcgtcatcaatacaagatctcgtctaaaaatgcatgcaaatctggatggaaataaatgttgtgatgttgcataaggttgtcgaaacaatgccacgaagAATGCATGCCATAATCAATGCTAAAGGGGGTCCAAAGAGTACGCAACTTTTTGTTGGCCAAGTGTATATGATCTCATGAGATCAAGTGACCTGttaaataaaacatccaaaacaTATTTGATATTTGAAGCATCTGACATGGGTCAGGTCTATACTTACTTTTCTTCATATtcattcaaaaaaaatatttattttaatagcaCTTAATATGTACACCTTCTCTTACATtgatacattaatatatatattttaacctgAAATGTGTTCTGTGTCAACTAGCCATTAGCAGCATTTCcatattttcttttaatatacTTTCAAATCATACCATACCTTATCGGCATAGCAGAACTTGGACACTTTGTGAGAATGGTTGAAGGGCTGTGAGGaacaaaaacaatttatttgaACATGAACGAGAACATGGCTTGTAGTGAACGGCGATAAAGCAGTTATAAAGCTATACCGGTACAAATACTGCTACAAATACGCAGCATGGTACAGAATGCAAAGTTTGTGCTACAGATAATTATTTGTATCTATCatcaaatattttgtaaaaactccatgaatttaaatgcacaatccagaaacaaTAATAGCCACACTATGTAAAAGAGCTGGCACTAAGAACATTGTTGTCTCTAAACATATTTCTGGTCTAGTTCTTATGTTAATGCAGGAAAAAACTCAACATAAATGGACGTGACGGCTGTGAAAGTGGCACTTACCTATAAGCTAGGTGATTAGCAGACTTTGGCCTGTCATATggtcaacagatccaatccatgttcaatggagagtgaaaaagcttttgtaccaCTTTGCACATTtttcaagaataataataaggtAAAGTGGCAAAATAAGGTAAGAGGCAAAATGTCGGTATCAGTCCCTGatcatgatatactgtatatcgttATAGACCAAAAATGGTAAGAATCTCGCAATATAAATTTTTGCTTATATGGCCCACCCCAAATGACTTGACTGTACAATATATACTGCTGTGAATGTTTGGAGGCTCCTGTTAATGTGATGTTTTTCTGATTCATTGAgagcaaatattttttcatccattAAACCGAAGTCTCTGAAGAGCATAAATGTGTTCTGAAAGAGATCTACAAGTTGACATCAAACCAACAATCAACTCACAGACAGCTGGTATCTGATATCTTTGGTCCAAACTTCTTCATTTCCAACCACACATGGAATCTCTTCAGTCTTTCCCTTTAGATTGTGTAACACCTGATATACAAAGTAAAACGTCAATAAAAACTGCTTCAGTGTATTGGACATCTGCgactgtgtgtgattgtgttttacCTTTTCCAGTTCTGCTCTCTCTGTACTTCCCTCTTTAAACCCCAGGATGGGCTCATTCTTGACCTCCACAGCTGCATATGAGAAGGTCTTGAACCTCCAGAAAAACAAGACCAACGAACCATGATTTGCTTGTTTTGCTACAATGTGAATTACTGTGCTGTAACAATATGTTTTCACTTGATGTTCAGAAATCAGTAAGCCTTCCCACACGTTTTGACCATTGAATTTCCATTCCAGTCACTTGTGATAACTGTAGAAGGATTATAAAAAGTCCTCtccaaaacagtctctagaatttactccgaatggtgccaaaaacaaacaaaagaaaacatccagtgagcgacagttctgtggatggaaatgttttgttgatgagagaggtcaacagggaatggccagactggttcgaactgacaaagtctacagtaactcagataaccgctctgtacaattgtgctgagaaggatatcatctctgaatgctattctgagatgcaggttggtgctgttttggtggcacgagggggacctatacgGTATtacggtggttttaatgttgtggctgatcagtgtatatacagctctggaataaAATGACACTGTAAAATTATCATTTGCTCTGGATTTACTATCTGTAGGTAtctgtttgagtaaaataaaaataatagtttttttttctataaagtactgacaacatttccaccaaattccaattaaaatattgtcatttagagcatttatttgcagaaaataacaactggtcaaaataaaaaaaaaagatgccgtgtttcagacctcgaataatgcgaagaaaataagttcatattcatttgtaaacaacacaatactaaggttttaacttgggaagagtcCAGAAATCAACATTTGGTGGTATATCAATGATTtttaatcacagctttcatgtgtcttggcatgctctctacctgtctttcacattgctgttgggtgactttatgccactcctggtgcaaaaattcaagcagctagGCTTTGTTTgatgcttgtggccatccatcttcctctcgatcacattccagaggttttcaatggggttcaggtctagagattgggctggccatgacagggtcttgatccagtgctcctccatccacactttgattgacctgtctgtgtggcatagagtattgtcctgctggaaaaaccaatcctcagagttggggaaccccaggtcatcaccgatcctccacctggttgtctaatggttagacggagacctggagaggtcttcaagccacagtgtctcgcacccactgtgaaatttggttttctttgcattattcgaggtctgaaaacacggcatcttttttgttgttttaaccagaaatgttgtcagtactttatagaataaaactttGCATTGCATTTTTCTCAAACATCATTTTgctgtggtctcttaatttttttc
Encoded proteins:
- the LOC127625906 gene encoding delta-1-pyrroline-5-carboxylate dehydrogenase, mitochondrial; the encoded protein is MLRVRAAVCQSWRGFKTFSYAAVEVKNEPILGFKEGSTERAELEKVLHNLKGKTEEIPCVVGNEEVWTKDIRYQLSPFNHSHKVSKFCYADKELINKAIEASVAARKEWDLKPVTDRAQIFFKAADIISGPKRAEVLAKTMIGQGKTVVQAEIDAAAELIDFFRFNAKHAIELEHQQPLNSDGSTNTMLYRGLEGFVVAVAPFNFTAIGGNLAGTPALMGNVVLWKPSDTAMSASYTIYKILRESGLPPNIIQFVPADGPVFGDTITSSKHLAGINFTGSVPTFKRLWKQVAQNLDIYRNFPRVAGECGGKNFHFVHKSADVHSVVTGTIRSAFEYGGQKCSACSRMYVPDSLWPQIKQGLLTVLKQIKLGNPVEDFSTFFSAVIDDKSFSRIKGWLEHAKSSPHLKIIAGGSCDDKTGYFVEPTIIETTDPQEKIMIEEIFGPVLTVYVYPENDYKKVLHLIDNTSPYALTGAVFAQDKAVIDEAGKALRNSAGNYYVNDKSTGSVVAQQPFGGARASGTNDKPGGPHYVLRWTSPQVVKQTYVPLTEWKYAYMG